In Paenibacillus ihbetae, the following are encoded in one genomic region:
- a CDS encoding ribonuclease HII — MTDLLMYEREYWPRYLHIAGIDEVGRGCLFGDVVAAAVILPKGLVIEGINDSKKLSAKKRDALYEEIMEHALAVGVGRVDAETIDRMNIKQAARLAMKLALEQLVITPEFLLVDAERVDCDIPQQAIIKGDANSQSIAAASIIAKVTRDRLCEGEWEAQYPGYGIAVHKGYATKTHREQLQLQGPTPMHRRSFLKNMEIEQLSLF; from the coding sequence ATGACAGATTTATTGATGTACGAACGGGAGTATTGGCCCCGTTATTTACATATTGCAGGTATTGATGAGGTCGGCCGCGGCTGTTTGTTCGGGGATGTTGTCGCCGCGGCCGTTATTTTGCCGAAGGGGCTTGTGATTGAGGGCATCAACGATTCGAAGAAGCTGAGCGCGAAGAAGCGGGATGCCCTTTATGAGGAGATTATGGAACATGCGCTTGCCGTAGGCGTCGGGAGAGTGGATGCGGAGACGATCGATCGTATGAATATTAAGCAGGCCGCCAGGCTCGCCATGAAATTGGCTCTGGAGCAGCTCGTTATCACTCCCGAATTTCTGCTAGTGGATGCCGAGCGGGTCGATTGCGATATCCCGCAGCAGGCGATCATCAAGGGAGATGCGAACAGCCAGTCGATCGCGGCGGCCTCGATCATCGCCAAAGTAACTCGCGATCGGTTGTGCGAAGGGGAATGGGAGGCACAGTATCCCGGATACGGAATTGCCGTACATAAAGGCTACGCCACGAAGACGCACCGGGAGCAGCTTCAGCTGCAAGGACCTACGCCGATGCACCGAAGAAGCTTTCTGAAAAATATGGAGATCGAGCAATTATCGCTGTTCTAA
- a CDS encoding RNA polymerase sigma factor: MTQQVFLKAVENLHNFRAGSNVFTWIFKIAQNTLKNEYRRLSRKKEAPFDITAFESQSISLEFTKYVDFRIDIGAALKACNELDQEIIALRFFVDCTLPEIAKIVGMRESAVKNRLYRSLEKLRKELKEWGDITIMSIQDFISIVNKGDGEGTHQRLNKVHHDLFVELGNHVERVSSKYHHDPLRKVIIEIYPDLPTFHRAVGEADAPNWFMGTYEGNILKIVSPLNPGPEHTYQSILKSTVHLFTMWLISEINPSAPKWIRQGIGGYEAKQMTEDFIKGSTEDAIRNLEIPSFD; this comes from the coding sequence TTGACGCAGCAAGTCTTTTTGAAGGCTGTCGAAAATCTTCACAACTTTAGAGCCGGCTCTAATGTATTCACATGGATCTTCAAGATTGCCCAGAATACGTTAAAAAACGAATATCGGAGACTATCGCGCAAAAAAGAAGCTCCATTCGATATTACGGCTTTCGAATCACAATCGATCTCCCTTGAATTTACGAAATATGTTGATTTTCGGATTGATATTGGAGCCGCGCTTAAAGCATGTAATGAGCTAGACCAAGAAATCATTGCATTACGCTTTTTTGTGGACTGCACGCTGCCTGAAATCGCCAAGATCGTTGGCATGCGTGAAAGCGCGGTGAAGAACAGATTGTACCGCTCTCTGGAAAAACTAAGGAAAGAACTGAAAGAATGGGGGGACATCACCATCATGTCCATTCAAGATTTTATTTCCATTGTCAATAAGGGTGACGGCGAGGGGACGCACCAGCGTCTGAATAAGGTGCATCATGACTTGTTCGTTGAACTCGGGAACCATGTTGAACGAGTCTCGTCGAAATACCATCACGATCCATTGCGAAAAGTAATCATTGAAATATACCCCGATCTGCCAACCTTCCATCGGGCAGTAGGAGAAGCCGATGCGCCGAATTGGTTTATGGGCACTTATGAGGGGAATATTCTTAAAATCGTATCTCCGTTGAACCCGGGACCCGAGCATACGTATCAATCTATTCTGAAAAGTACCGTCCACTTGTTCACCATGTGGTTAATCAGTGAAATCAATCCCTCGGCTCCAAAATGGATACGGCAGGGAATCGGAGGATATGAAGCCAAACAGATGACTGAAGACTTCATCAAAGGGTCGACAGAAGATGCAATCCGCAATTTGGAGATTCCTTCTTTTGATTAA